A single genomic interval of Shewanella psychropiezotolerans harbors:
- a CDS encoding cysteine hydrolase family protein, producing the protein MSNTALLLIDFQNDYYPSYAGAKWPLSGTEAAASNATRLLTAFRKQGLPVIHVRHEFPSSDAPFFLPESEGAKIHNSVAPLEGEPVILKHQINSFRGTGLQNILDELNVGKLVILGAMSHMCIDAVTRAAVDLGYECNVAHDACATLDLEFNGITVPASHVHHALMAALSFGYCNVDSTDKLLDLVG; encoded by the coding sequence ATGTCTAATACCGCTTTGTTACTCATTGATTTTCAAAATGACTATTACCCATCATATGCTGGTGCTAAATGGCCTTTATCAGGCACAGAAGCAGCCGCATCAAATGCAACAAGGCTATTAACAGCGTTTCGTAAGCAAGGTTTGCCTGTAATACATGTTCGTCATGAGTTTCCTTCGTCTGACGCGCCGTTTTTTTTGCCTGAATCTGAAGGTGCAAAAATTCACAACAGCGTAGCACCGCTTGAGGGGGAACCCGTTATCTTGAAACATCAGATTAATAGCTTTCGAGGTACAGGGTTACAAAATATCCTTGATGAATTAAATGTAGGTAAATTAGTTATCCTTGGTGCAATGAGTCATATGTGCATTGACGCTGTTACTCGTGCAGCAGTTGATTTGGGCTATGAATGCAACGTAGCTCACGATGCATGCGCAACATTGGATCTCGAGTTTAATGGCATCACAGTACCAGCCAGTCACGTACATCATGCTCTTATGGCGGCATTAAGTTTTGGTTATTGCAATGTAGACAGTACCGATAAATTATTAGACTTAGTTGGTTAG
- a CDS encoding type 1 glutamine amidotransferase family protein, whose product MTKCIHIVIIDYPNALQSAVQGFRELFLLANKVIQDNQLEIQFTVELIQPDRDLDGMSRHDIVILPPNFDGNYYLTPQPGLLQYLNDAHQKGAILCSACAGHIYLPKRVC is encoded by the coding sequence ATGACAAAGTGTATTCATATCGTAATTATCGACTACCCTAATGCCCTGCAAAGTGCAGTACAGGGTTTCAGAGAGCTGTTTTTATTAGCCAATAAGGTCATTCAAGACAATCAGCTTGAAATTCAGTTTACTGTCGAGCTCATTCAACCTGACAGAGACTTAGATGGAATGAGTCGGCATGATATTGTTATTCTCCCGCCGAATTTCGATGGCAATTATTACCTCACGCCTCAACCAGGTTTATTGCAATATCTCAACGATGCGCATCAAAAGGGAGCAATATTATGCTCTGCCTGCGCGGGGCATATATACTTGCCAAAACGGGTTTGTTAG
- a CDS encoding GlxA family transcriptional regulator → MLCLRGAYILAKTGLLDNRVATTHWQLADEFNELFPKVSLEIESLLVNDGDIISAGGLMSWIDLGLELVALFAKPHIMRTLGKFLIVDTGKREQRYYGSFTPKFNHGNKQILQAQHYIQANYSETLNVPVLATLACMSERTFLRQFTNATNLKPIQYIQKVRVQKACELLETTPQSFEKIAQNIGYDDVNSFRKVFIKIIGLSPSAFKARFV, encoded by the coding sequence ATGCTCTGCCTGCGCGGGGCATATATACTTGCCAAAACGGGTTTGTTAGACAATCGAGTGGCTACAACACACTGGCAATTAGCTGATGAATTTAATGAACTTTTCCCCAAGGTATCGCTTGAAATTGAGAGTTTGCTTGTCAATGATGGAGATATAATTAGTGCAGGAGGCCTAATGTCGTGGATTGATTTAGGGCTAGAATTAGTTGCTCTTTTCGCCAAGCCACACATTATGCGTACACTTGGAAAATTTCTTATTGTTGATACTGGTAAAAGGGAGCAACGTTACTATGGCAGTTTTACGCCAAAATTTAATCACGGCAATAAACAAATATTGCAAGCTCAGCACTACATCCAAGCAAATTACAGTGAAACACTGAATGTTCCCGTGTTAGCCACATTAGCCTGTATGAGTGAGCGAACATTTTTACGTCAATTTACCAATGCAACAAACTTAAAGCCCATACAGTATATTCAGAAGGTTAGGGTTCAAAAAGCGTGTGAATTATTAGAAACTACTCCTCAGAGTTTTGAGAAAATAGCCCAGAATATTGGTTATGATGACGTAAATAGTTTTCGTAAAGTGTTTATAAAAATTATAGGGTTAAGTCCATCAGCATTTAAAGCTAGATTCGTTTGA
- a CDS encoding hybrid sensor histidine kinase/response regulator, whose translation MVGIYKNKDKLVIRKISIRFYLLIFVLFVIGIIGSSLLVNLSSHIDDYIIIDKATTALDKARLNELVYTIDGRLLSSDEIKFNMDVLMKSFEGQELTGYFNDYPNKEKEFTTALEKYKKQFKTFIEHQRMFNEGKKSIILSAKNLTSNLIKLTQFKKDETNDNLIKIKQLSSSADIAHNVVKTTADVRIKAQRIMNLLRNYEGDDADRNIMISQVSSIIENLSMTNKEEFLITINMANSFLTLLLGKSTRNKLQAAGVSLIDAVNILDNFQHEMLSGAEHRVLNAEKLMLNEVSSLKEVNLLTLDITELRLYEDEFYTSMSENSFFNKNIVLKHLKHTQEQAILVTKQSIGDKEAKLLSVITHALDQYRQNFESSINKSIEIAAIKASMHASAITADSYLVDMQEKESQGIKQANKITQNIWWLAGLFFMSLTALLMSVRRSHNEVVELTQNLNQAITDAERAKEAKSFFLANMSHEIRTPMNAIIGMTDLALQNDIDSETSSYIRDANHSAKLLLGIIDDILDFSKIEAEKLTLEEVDFDIRNVIRDFETVIRNRAQESSVTLRVNIDDKVPHILRGDPLRVYQVLLNLGSNAVKFTHQGCVCLSVSNISDTSDPARLGLFIEVQDTGIGMSQQETENLFQSFTQADSSTSRHFGGTGLGLAITKQLVESMDGDIRIESEKGVGTKFMVNVYFKSPISTLISDGLADATKEAMADNIAAIRGKKILLAEDNETNQRLINALFQKKGLNITIVNNGLEAVKILEREQFHAVLMDCQMPVLDGYHATQRIRAELKLHELPIIALTANIMYEDKQRAFASGMNDVIGKPINFEKLLASLAQHLTKDDIPWIQPHDASLPMNVDLEDVSKKDKLILDLDAGLRITDHDEELYAELLEYFIESYSNLDMSSIHRTNNEVSNLLHELKGVASNIGATALAELSSKYEIESKSVALNKQQILSFNSLLNQTNREISEYLSLSRA comes from the coding sequence ATGGTGGGAATATATAAAAACAAGGACAAGCTTGTCATAAGAAAAATATCCATTCGCTTCTACTTATTAATTTTTGTATTATTTGTTATTGGTATTATAGGTTCGAGTTTACTTGTAAACCTGAGTTCTCATATCGATGATTATATTATCATTGACAAGGCAACAACCGCTTTAGATAAAGCAAGATTAAATGAACTTGTTTACACCATAGATGGAAGATTACTCTCTTCTGATGAAATTAAGTTCAACATGGATGTGCTGATGAAGAGCTTTGAAGGACAGGAGTTAACTGGATACTTTAATGATTACCCAAATAAAGAAAAAGAATTCACTACTGCGCTAGAAAAATATAAGAAACAATTTAAGACTTTTATAGAACACCAACGTATGTTCAACGAAGGTAAAAAATCTATCATATTATCAGCAAAGAACTTAACTTCTAACCTGATAAAACTAACTCAATTTAAAAAAGATGAAACAAATGACAACCTTATAAAAATAAAGCAATTATCATCGAGTGCGGACATTGCACACAATGTAGTTAAAACAACTGCTGACGTTAGAATTAAAGCGCAAAGAATAATGAACTTATTGAGAAATTATGAAGGGGATGATGCTGATAGAAACATCATGATTTCTCAAGTGAGTTCAATAATTGAAAATTTATCCATGACAAACAAAGAAGAGTTTTTAATCACAATCAACATGGCAAATAGTTTTTTAACCTTGTTATTGGGAAAATCAACGCGAAATAAATTACAAGCTGCAGGTGTAAGCCTTATTGATGCGGTAAATATTCTTGACAATTTCCAACATGAAATGTTAAGTGGGGCTGAACATCGAGTTTTAAATGCTGAAAAATTAATGTTAAACGAAGTAAGCTCACTAAAGGAGGTCAACCTTCTTACTTTAGATATTACCGAATTAAGATTGTATGAAGATGAATTCTACACATCTATGAGTGAAAACTCTTTTTTCAATAAGAATATAGTCCTAAAACACCTAAAACATACGCAAGAGCAAGCTATTTTAGTCACGAAGCAAAGTATTGGAGATAAAGAAGCTAAATTGCTAAGTGTAATAACTCATGCATTGGATCAATATAGACAGAACTTCGAATCATCCATTAACAAGTCAATTGAAATAGCAGCTATAAAAGCGAGTATGCATGCTTCTGCGATTACAGCAGACAGTTATCTAGTTGACATGCAAGAAAAAGAATCACAAGGCATTAAACAAGCGAATAAAATAACTCAAAATATCTGGTGGCTTGCAGGGCTGTTTTTTATGTCTCTGACTGCCTTATTAATGTCAGTTCGCCGCTCTCATAATGAAGTAGTAGAGCTCACCCAGAATTTAAATCAAGCCATCACTGACGCGGAGCGGGCAAAAGAAGCAAAATCCTTTTTCTTGGCAAATATGAGCCATGAGATCCGCACCCCAATGAATGCCATTATTGGAATGACAGATCTAGCACTTCAAAATGATATCGACTCTGAAACAAGTTCTTATATCCGTGATGCTAATCATTCGGCCAAATTATTATTAGGGATCATTGATGATATTTTAGATTTTTCTAAAATTGAAGCCGAGAAGTTGACTCTGGAAGAGGTCGATTTTGATATCAGAAATGTCATCAGAGATTTTGAGACTGTTATCCGTAACAGGGCCCAGGAATCGAGTGTGACCTTAAGAGTTAACATAGATGATAAGGTCCCACATATTTTAAGAGGTGACCCATTACGTGTGTATCAAGTACTGCTCAACCTGGGGAGTAATGCGGTTAAGTTTACCCATCAAGGCTGCGTTTGCTTATCAGTAAGCAATATCAGTGATACAAGTGACCCAGCTCGTTTAGGATTGTTTATAGAAGTCCAAGATACAGGTATCGGAATGAGCCAACAGGAGACCGAGAATTTATTCCAATCTTTCACCCAGGCTGACTCATCAACCTCACGTCACTTTGGAGGGACGGGATTAGGGTTAGCTATCACCAAACAGCTAGTCGAGTCCATGGATGGGGATATTCGCATCGAAAGTGAAAAAGGCGTGGGCACCAAATTTATGGTTAACGTCTATTTTAAATCCCCTATTTCTACACTTATTTCTGATGGGCTTGCTGATGCAACTAAAGAGGCTATGGCTGACAATATTGCCGCCATTCGCGGGAAAAAAATCTTACTCGCAGAGGATAATGAAACAAACCAGAGGTTGATAAACGCTTTGTTTCAGAAAAAAGGGCTCAATATCACCATAGTGAACAATGGACTTGAGGCGGTTAAAATTTTAGAAAGAGAGCAATTCCATGCTGTGTTAATGGATTGTCAAATGCCTGTTTTAGATGGTTATCATGCAACACAGAGGATAAGGGCTGAACTAAAGTTACATGAACTCCCTATCATCGCCCTCACTGCTAACATCATGTACGAAGATAAGCAGAGAGCATTTGCATCAGGCATGAATGATGTCATAGGCAAACCTATCAATTTCGAAAAACTTCTCGCCTCTCTGGCTCAACATCTGACTAAAGATGATATACCTTGGATTCAGCCCCACGATGCAAGTTTGCCGATGAATGTCGACTTAGAAGATGTAAGCAAAAAAGATAAGCTGATCTTAGATCTGGATGCGGGATTAAGGATAACAGATCATGACGAGGAGCTATATGCAGAGCTGCTCGAATATTTTATTGAGAGTTATTCCAACTTAGATATGTCATCTATTCATAGAACAAATAATGAAGTCAGCAACTTACTACATGAACTAAAAGGTGTTGCATCCAACATAGGGGCAACGGCATTAGCTGAACTTAGTTCAAAATATGAGATTGAATCTAAATCAGTAGCCTTGAATAAACAGCAAATCTTGTCATTCAACAGTTTGCTGAACCAAACCAATAGAGAGATTAGCGAGTATTTATCTCTTAGCCGAGCGTAA
- a CDS encoding phosphorylase family protein, with product MIHHAAINSLRTAEALETPVRYGGIFTNDFFYDDPDNLLPALLKMNILALDMESAALFAIAAESRVQALSILTVSDHVVKGGEMSPLERETSFNQMLTLALETAIKG from the coding sequence TTGATTCACCACGCGGCTATAAACTCGCTCCGAACAGCCGAGGCGCTAGAGACTCCTGTTCGCTATGGTGGCATATTTACCAATGATTTTTTCTATGACGATCCCGATAATCTGCTGCCGGCATTACTTAAGATGAATATCTTGGCTTTAGATATGGAGTCGGCAGCTCTGTTTGCTATAGCAGCAGAAAGTCGCGTACAGGCATTGAGTATTCTTACCGTGTCGGATCACGTGGTTAAGGGCGGGGAGATGAGTCCCTTAGAGCGAGAAACCAGCTTTAATCAGATGCTGACGTTGGCACTAGAGACGGCAATTAAAGGCTAG
- a CDS encoding PilZ domain-containing protein, with product MDEKRKFSRILFATGAQLTQADKVWATKILDLSLNGALVEEPDSFAVDNTPIILSFTLQGSDIEVQMETHLIHQKSGHLGLRCTHIDVDSISHLRRMIELNTGDSSMLNRELELFIADHESS from the coding sequence ATGGACGAGAAACGTAAATTTTCAAGGATCCTATTTGCTACAGGCGCACAGCTAACTCAAGCAGATAAGGTCTGGGCGACCAAGATTCTCGATCTCAGTCTCAATGGGGCACTCGTTGAGGAACCCGACTCCTTTGCAGTAGATAATACGCCCATCATTCTCAGTTTCACTCTACAGGGCTCGGATATCGAAGTGCAGATGGAGACTCACCTTATCCATCAAAAATCTGGCCACCTAGGTCTTAGGTGTACACATATTGATGTAGATAGCATCAGTCACCTTCGCCGCATGATCGAACTCAATACTGGTGATTCATCTATGCTTAATCGTGAACTTGAGCTATTTATTGCAGACCACGAAAGTTCGTAA
- the torR gene encoding two-component system response regulator TorR translates to MANSIAHSTPHTVLVVDDEAVIRARLKGYFEKEGYRVLEAEDGEQMWYEFGRQHVDLVMLDINLPRVDGLSLARELRSRSDVGIILVTGRDEAIDKIIGLEMGADDYVTKPFELRELLVRVKNLLWRISLVKKAEQAVIEQLDENDDVIAFEGYILELNSRKLKHGDEIIKLTKAEFELLATFTLHPQQVLSRERLMQNTSHRNQDVNDRTIDVIIRRLRNKLNPELFTTIHGEGYLFSAKVGE, encoded by the coding sequence ATGGCTAATTCAATTGCACACTCTACACCTCATACCGTATTGGTTGTCGATGACGAAGCCGTTATCAGAGCCCGTCTTAAAGGATACTTTGAGAAAGAGGGCTATCGCGTCCTCGAGGCCGAAGATGGTGAGCAGATGTGGTATGAGTTCGGCCGCCAACACGTAGATCTGGTCATGTTAGATATCAATCTTCCCAGGGTCGATGGCTTAAGCCTGGCAAGAGAATTACGTAGCCGTTCAGATGTTGGCATCATCTTAGTGACCGGACGTGATGAGGCCATAGATAAGATAATCGGCTTAGAGATGGGCGCCGATGATTATGTGACTAAACCATTCGAATTGCGTGAGTTGTTGGTCAGGGTCAAAAATCTACTTTGGCGGATCTCTCTGGTCAAGAAGGCTGAACAAGCTGTGATAGAGCAGCTCGATGAGAATGATGATGTGATCGCTTTCGAGGGATATATTCTTGAACTCAACAGTCGAAAGCTTAAGCATGGTGATGAGATAATCAAACTCACCAAGGCCGAATTCGAATTGTTGGCGACTTTTACATTGCATCCCCAGCAAGTGCTGTCACGTGAACGTCTGATGCAGAATACCAGTCACAGAAACCAAGATGTCAACGACAGGACCATAGATGTGATCATCAGAAGACTGAGAAACAAACTCAACCCTGAGCTGTTTACCACTATTCATGGTGAAGGTTATCTGTTCTCGGCAAAAGTCGGGGAGTAA
- the torT gene encoding TMAO reductase system periplasmic protein TorT produces the protein MTLQNGATLIDTQIPVSRTSAAKIRVSTFIDTATKITRILAVETLNIRTDTNRYVTALAGLIFFIVLSILGGNFAHASTNSSAWSLEQRSPFNVKVQQAKTQAYYPLKRAKQAWKICTLVPHLKDAYWIGIDYGLVQHARALNITLELFEAGSYYGKDKQLSQLSHCMDGDYDAILLGTVDPKLLASFHQPITKPVIALVNRIDNHKVTTRIGVNWYRMGWFAGNFIKQDVEHSKAQQASVALLTGPEKQGGSDWVEEGIMAALQPDSTSSSSDSANTSSKSSKITISSIRHADNNRNLYRDQLYHLLKDQTPDYILGSAVAIEAAVGELAIRQARHGSKSPHSELEPQLSEMPQIKLVSSYLSPAVLRGLFRHRVAFSADDSVVLQGKLAIDVVVRELEGAKPFGDIGPAIQGLQGDVLKKHKLENSLAPAEFYPIYRVESEKKR, from the coding sequence ATGACGCTGCAAAATGGTGCGACTCTTATAGATACTCAAATTCCAGTTAGCAGAACCTCAGCAGCTAAAATCAGAGTCTCAACATTCATAGATACTGCAACCAAGATCACCAGAATATTAGCAGTCGAAACCTTAAATATAAGAACCGACACAAATAGATACGTAACCGCTCTTGCCGGGCTAATATTCTTTATTGTACTTTCCATTTTGGGCGGAAACTTCGCCCATGCCAGCACAAACTCTTCGGCCTGGTCATTAGAGCAGCGTAGCCCCTTCAATGTCAAAGTCCAACAGGCTAAAACTCAAGCATACTATCCTCTTAAACGCGCCAAACAAGCCTGGAAAATATGTACACTGGTGCCACATCTTAAAGACGCCTACTGGATCGGCATAGATTATGGTCTAGTGCAGCACGCCAGAGCACTGAATATAACATTAGAGCTCTTCGAGGCTGGCAGCTATTACGGAAAAGATAAACAACTCAGCCAGCTATCACACTGCATGGATGGCGATTATGATGCCATATTGCTTGGCACTGTCGATCCTAAACTTCTCGCCTCTTTTCACCAGCCCATCACTAAGCCCGTTATCGCCCTGGTTAATAGAATAGACAACCACAAGGTGACGACCCGTATCGGTGTCAACTGGTACCGAATGGGTTGGTTTGCTGGCAACTTCATCAAACAAGATGTCGAACATAGTAAAGCTCAACAGGCAAGTGTTGCCCTGCTGACCGGCCCTGAAAAGCAAGGAGGTAGCGATTGGGTCGAGGAAGGGATCATGGCCGCTCTGCAACCTGACTCTACATCGAGCTCGAGTGACAGTGCTAATACCAGTTCGAAAAGCAGCAAGATCACTATCTCTTCTATCCGCCATGCCGATAACAACCGTAACCTCTATCGAGATCAACTCTACCACCTGCTCAAAGATCAAACTCCAGATTATATCTTAGGCAGTGCGGTTGCTATCGAGGCGGCCGTCGGAGAGTTGGCCATCAGACAGGCGCGCCATGGCTCTAAGTCACCACACTCTGAGCTAGAGCCTCAGCTAAGTGAAATGCCTCAAATAAAGCTAGTGAGCAGTTACCTGTCCCCCGCCGTACTCAGGGGCTTGTTCAGGCACAGAGTCGCATTCAGTGCTGATGACTCTGTGGTACTCCAGGGAAAACTGGCGATAGATGTCGTCGTTCGAGAACTTGAAGGCGCTAAGCCCTTCGGTGATATAGGTCCGGCGATTCAAGGCTTACAAGGTGATGTGTTGAAAAAACATAAGCTTGAAAATAGCCTGGCACCGGCAGAGTTTTATCCGATATATAGGGTAGAGAGTGAAAAGAAGCGGTAA
- the torS gene encoding TMAO reductase system sensor histidine kinase/response regulator TorS has product MPFTLSGKSLVGRLMLSFCLLAFLLMLLVSVGSLSLYWVKLADKFLYDEALPASQAARSLVQSSNALAENAQALGTVEEEAQRQFIGRMLSINSSNLLGTIASLKSLGVQKDHRLELSAGEIIHELARLGTQVGKRLEVAGQLSRVGKALVDSARHSTELLEAELAVVNSAILAKLSLAYPQIAGKVNSAHLLDDVIEQDLDIQERLNRALKVIHHIALVGQLLQSPEHEAALATLLSSLSQQQTVSLSSTYQIINSSQGLPNSPDLNNAGPQIDLMALELLKGLIRDPVREHELTAELVVLRRVGEGLAAQRQYVHLLRAQDKLLRLLSDKLTGLNRTLDSAMASQQAKAELARGDYLQQLFWAKTGLWSTGVLMLLVILFVMYRVIYKGIAVRLNEATHALSRLSLGDTDVSLNSHGDDELTAMANAIQAFKQKTAHNQKLQAQLLDTAAELTQHKAELESTVEARTLELAIANRQLDAEARGHAQARKMAEQASQAKSLFLATMSHEIRTPLNGLLGTLTLLGHSDLPLAQKQMLALSQYSGTLLQTVLNDILDFSRLEQGKLTNETRPVAINELIDEVVAIMLAGAGLAGLQLVLESPRLPAWVSLDGPKLRQVLFNLIGNGIKFTPEGEVRLRVSFDEIQLYFEVIDTGLGIGADAMPHLFKAYSAQLNKGRSRGTGLGLAISKELVDLMKQVPTSHEVSNEALQEKTLERAGQVNCQVDSLWVKSQSGRGSSFGFSLPLIECQRVNDSGAQDLEHVTKKRVLVVEDNKVNAMVAQGFLAHLGHESVLASSCEQARILYGENTADKFDAIMLDIQLGDGSGFELVSDLRAVNYKVNQRADHRVPIAAFTAQLQADDLSHYQQAGFDIVLGKPLNMQSLAAWIGLASETNVEDAENIAVIAETLTQARAAGEISHLLDLTQIEQDIEYLGQEAVIDMLALFIESSQAQLSELQTFTANSPRLLHALKGSSASMGLLALSKLCQSLEKNQYRASQHEQLNGCLTRSIEALRVYLEA; this is encoded by the coding sequence ATGCCCTTCACGCTATCGGGAAAGAGTCTAGTTGGACGTCTCATGTTGTCCTTCTGCTTACTCGCCTTCTTGCTTATGTTACTCGTATCCGTGGGAAGCTTGAGCCTCTACTGGGTGAAGTTGGCGGATAAATTTCTCTATGATGAGGCGCTACCTGCATCACAGGCTGCGCGTAGTTTGGTGCAATCCTCTAATGCATTGGCTGAAAATGCACAGGCACTCGGCACCGTCGAGGAGGAGGCACAAAGACAGTTCATTGGCCGAATGCTGTCGATTAATAGCAGTAACTTACTCGGTACCATTGCCAGCCTTAAATCACTAGGGGTGCAGAAGGATCATAGGTTAGAGCTCTCTGCTGGAGAGATAATTCATGAACTGGCTCGCTTAGGTACGCAGGTAGGTAAGCGTCTGGAAGTGGCGGGGCAGTTGTCTCGAGTGGGCAAGGCTCTGGTTGATTCAGCCCGTCACAGCACTGAGTTGCTTGAAGCCGAGCTTGCTGTTGTTAACTCGGCCATCTTGGCCAAGTTGAGTCTGGCTTATCCGCAGATCGCCGGTAAGGTTAATAGTGCACATCTGCTGGACGACGTGATTGAGCAAGATCTAGATATTCAGGAGCGCCTCAACCGTGCACTCAAGGTGATACATCATATTGCTCTGGTGGGCCAATTGCTGCAATCACCAGAGCATGAGGCTGCGCTGGCAACCTTGCTCAGTTCACTGTCACAACAGCAGACTGTCAGCTTGTCTTCAACCTATCAGATCATTAATAGCTCTCAAGGCCTGCCTAACTCTCCTGATCTGAATAACGCAGGACCTCAAATCGATCTGATGGCGTTGGAGTTACTCAAGGGCTTGATAAGAGATCCTGTCAGAGAGCATGAGTTGACCGCAGAATTAGTGGTATTGCGCCGGGTTGGCGAAGGGTTGGCGGCTCAGAGACAGTATGTTCATTTACTGAGGGCTCAGGATAAGCTGCTGAGATTACTCTCGGATAAATTAACCGGCTTGAACCGTACCTTAGACAGTGCTATGGCTAGCCAACAGGCCAAAGCCGAGTTGGCTCGGGGAGATTACCTACAGCAACTCTTTTGGGCAAAAACAGGTCTTTGGAGTACGGGAGTCTTGATGCTGCTGGTGATCTTGTTTGTCATGTATCGGGTTATCTATAAAGGTATTGCCGTCAGGCTTAACGAGGCGACCCATGCCTTGTCTAGGTTGAGCTTGGGAGATACAGATGTGAGCCTTAATTCCCATGGTGATGATGAATTGACCGCCATGGCCAATGCGATTCAAGCATTTAAGCAGAAGACCGCTCACAATCAAAAGCTACAGGCTCAGCTGCTCGACACTGCAGCCGAGCTAACTCAGCACAAGGCAGAGCTGGAGAGTACCGTCGAGGCGCGAACTCTGGAATTAGCCATCGCCAACAGACAATTGGATGCCGAGGCCAGAGGCCACGCTCAAGCCAGAAAGATGGCAGAGCAGGCGAGTCAGGCCAAGTCACTGTTTTTAGCCACTATGAGTCATGAGATCCGCACTCCCCTCAATGGCCTGCTTGGCACCTTGACCTTACTCGGCCACTCAGACTTGCCCCTTGCACAGAAGCAGATGTTGGCTCTGTCCCAATATAGCGGCACCCTGCTGCAAACCGTGCTTAACGATATCTTGGATTTCTCCAGGTTAGAGCAAGGCAAGCTCACCAATGAAACTAGGCCAGTGGCCATCAATGAACTCATCGATGAAGTGGTGGCTATAATGCTTGCCGGGGCTGGTCTCGCCGGTTTGCAGCTGGTGCTCGAGAGTCCGCGTTTACCCGCATGGGTCAGCTTGGATGGCCCCAAACTTCGCCAAGTGCTGTTTAATCTTATTGGTAACGGTATCAAGTTTACCCCGGAGGGGGAAGTGAGGCTGAGAGTCTCTTTCGATGAAATCCAATTGTATTTCGAGGTGATTGATACTGGTTTAGGTATAGGTGCTGATGCCATGCCGCATCTGTTTAAAGCCTATAGCGCTCAGCTCAATAAAGGGCGCTCTAGAGGAACCGGTCTGGGGCTGGCAATCAGTAAAGAGCTGGTGGACTTGATGAAGCAGGTCCCTACTTCACATGAAGTTTCAAATGAGGCGTTACAAGAGAAGACACTAGAGAGGGCTGGCCAAGTCAATTGCCAGGTGGATTCCCTTTGGGTTAAGAGTCAGTCGGGTCGTGGCAGCAGTTTTGGCTTTAGCTTGCCTCTGATAGAGTGTCAGCGAGTGAATGATAGCGGGGCTCAGGACTTGGAACATGTGACGAAAAAACGTGTCTTAGTGGTTGAGGATAACAAGGTCAATGCCATGGTGGCCCAAGGGTTCCTGGCCCACTTAGGTCATGAGTCTGTCCTGGCGAGTAGCTGTGAGCAGGCGCGTATACTATACGGTGAGAATACTGCTGATAAATTTGATGCCATCATGTTGGACATTCAGTTGGGGGATGGCTCCGGGTTTGAACTCGTTAGTGACTTAAGAGCGGTAAACTATAAAGTGAATCAAAGGGCCGATCATCGAGTGCCTATTGCTGCATTTACCGCTCAGCTCCAGGCCGATGATCTCTCCCATTATCAACAGGCTGGCTTCGATATCGTGTTAGGTAAACCCCTCAACATGCAATCTTTGGCCGCCTGGATAGGGCTGGCGAGTGAGACAAATGTCGAAGACGCAGAAAATATTGCAGTCATAGCCGAGACGCTCACCCAAGCAAGAGCAGCAGGTGAGATATCTCACCTGCTGGATCTGACTCAGATTGAGCAAGATATTGAATATCTGGGACAGGAGGCAGTGATTGACATGCTGGCTCTGTTTATTGAGTCGAGCCAAGCTCAGCTCTCTGAGCTGCAAACCTTTACCGCTAACAGCCCAAGGTTACTCCATGCCCTCAAGGGCAGCAGTGCAAGCATGGGGCTGTTAGCCCTGTCTAAGCTTTGTCAGTCACTGGAGAAAAATCAATATCGAGCCAGCCAACATGAACAGTTGAACGGCTGCTTAACTCGTTCAATCGAAGCGCTGAGAGTATATTTGGAAGCATAA